Proteins encoded in a region of the Sander lucioperca isolate FBNREF2018 chromosome 4, SLUC_FBN_1.2, whole genome shotgun sequence genome:
- the LOC116049180 gene encoding acylphosphatase-2-like isoform X2, translated as MYTEDHGQSLGLSGWVKNTRQGTVIGQIQGPQDKVNDMKIWLKTVGSPSSRIDRAVFSNERDISKLEIHGFSTRY; from the exons ATG TACACGGAGGATCACGGCCAGAGTCTGGGACTGAGTGGCTGGGTGAAGAACACCAGACAGGGAACCGTGATTGGTCAAATCCAGGGACCTCAAGACAAAGTCAATGACAT GAAAATCTGGCTGAAGACCGTCGGCAGTCCAAGCTCGCGAATCGACCGAGCAGTCTTCTCCAACGAGAGAGACATTTCTAAACTGGAAATCCACGGCTTCTCCACTCGCTACTGA
- the LOC116049180 gene encoding acylphosphatase-2-like isoform X1, translating into MEMFRSVLMFLSVLLFCLFNVIMSENKLTSLDFEIFGNVQGVCFRMYTEDHGQSLGLSGWVKNTRQGTVIGQIQGPQDKVNDMKIWLKTVGSPSSRIDRAVFSNERDISKLEIHGFSTRY; encoded by the exons ATGGAAATGTTTCGGTCTGTGCTCATGTTTCTatctgtgcttttattttgtctctttAACGTTATTATGTCTGAAAACAAACTGACTTCCTTGGATTTTGAGATTTTTGGGAATGTGCAGG GTGTTTGCTTCAGAATG TACACGGAGGATCACGGCCAGAGTCTGGGACTGAGTGGCTGGGTGAAGAACACCAGACAGGGAACCGTGATTGGTCAAATCCAGGGACCTCAAGACAAAGTCAATGACAT GAAAATCTGGCTGAAGACCGTCGGCAGTCCAAGCTCGCGAATCGACCGAGCAGTCTTCTCCAACGAGAGAGACATTTCTAAACTGGAAATCCACGGCTTCTCCACTCGCTACTGA